Proteins encoded together in one Hevea brasiliensis isolate MT/VB/25A 57/8 chromosome 16, ASM3005281v1, whole genome shotgun sequence window:
- the LOC110662741 gene encoding inactive TPR repeat-containing thioredoxin TTL3 → MSPNSKLPSQESINDSFANRFRDCTCNNTKKLDFKELDLGSPVSTLTIRPSINNAGTTTTTPSTSSSSSSGSVSSTKTIASSTKLRKKPENGSRNHSGELSGLSETSPAKHNTFRSSNSHPGHRRSVSAGVPLIYSGSSFGFTASNGASSVSTSSGSNLLPSGNICPSGKILKTGLTCRVANKTDTLGTGTANYGHGSIMRGGSGGGATKLGSGGGSGACSDPEELKKAGNEMYRRGNFVEALGLYDKAILLAPENAPYRSNRAAALTAIGRLGEAVRDCKEAVRLDPGYARAHQRLASLYLRLGQVENARQHLCFHGQQPAPTELQKLQSLEKHIKRCVDARKIGDWKGALRETDAALTIGADSSPQLIACKAEAFLKLHQLEDADSIISNIPKFEYCPPQTKFFGMAAEAYVLYVQAQIEMALGRFDNAVSVAEKAGLIDYGNAEIAMVLTNVKMAARARNRGNDLFSSGKYSEASSAYGEGLKYDASNPVLYCNRAVCWSKLGMWEESVEDCNQALRIQPNYTKALFRRAASNGKLGRWAEAVKDYEVLRKELPGDNEVLESLRRAQITLKKSVGEVNNTKFGEVEDISSLAKFKAAISSPGVKMVHFKAASDEQSEDISPFINMLCVRYPSIHFFKVDVEESLAVAKAESIRTVPTFKIYKNGDKVKEIIRPSYQFLEDWVRSYSL, encoded by the exons ATGTCACCCaactctaaattaccctctcaagaATCCATTAATGATTCCTTCGCCAACCGATTCCGTGACTGCACCTGTAACAACACCAAGAAGCTGGATTTCAAAGAACTCGATCTAGGTTCTCCAGTTTCAACATTAACAATTCGGCCATCTATCAATAATGCTGGTACCACTACCACCACCCCTTCAACCAGCAGCTCAAGTTCCTCCGGTTCTGTTTCCAGCACCAAAACTATTGCCAGCTCTACCAAATTGCGTAAAAAGCCTGAAAATGGCTCACGCAACCACTCCGGCGAGCTCTCCGGCTTGTCGGAGACTAGCCCAGCTAAACATAATACTTTCCGTTCCAGCAATTCGCATCCGGGTCATCGAAGATCCGTCTCGGCTGGAGTCCCATTGATCTATTCTGGTTCAAGTTTTGGGTTTACTGCTAGCAATGGAGCGTCCTCGGTTTCCACAAGCTCGGGCTCAAATTTGCTTCCCAGTGGCAACATTTGTCCTTCAGGCAAAATCTTGAAAACTGGGCTAACGTGTCGCGTGGCAAACAAGACAGACACCCTTGGTACGGGAACGGCAAATTATGGACACGGCAGCATTATGCGTGGCGGAAGTGGTGGTGGTGCTACGAAATTGGgaagtggaggaggtagtggtgctTGTAGTGATCCAGAGGAGTTGAAGAAGGCAGGTAATGAGATGTATAGAAGAGGGAATTTTGTGGAAGCTCTGGGTTTGTATGATAAAGCAATATTGTTGGCACCGGAGAATGCGCCGTACCGGAGTAATAGGGCGGCGGCTCTGACGGCAATAGGGAGGTTGGGCGAGGCAGTGAGAGATTGTAAAGAAGCTGTGAGACTGGACCCTGGTTATGCCAGGGCTCATCAGAGGTTGGCCTCTCTTTACCTTAG GTTAGGACAAGTTGAAAATGCTCGGCAGCACTTATGTTTTCATGGGCAACAACCAGCTCCAACAGAGTTGCAGAAGTTGCAGTCATTGGAGAAGCATATAAAACGTTGTGTAGACGCCCGGAAGATTGGTGATTGGAAGGGTGCCCTTAGGGAAACTGATGCAGCCTTAACAATTGGAGCGGACTCTTCTCCTCAG CTTATTGCTTGTAAAGCAGAAGCCTTCTTGAAACTTCATCAACTTGAAGATGCAGATTCAATCATATCGAACATTCCCAAGTTTGAATATTGTCCCCCACAAACAAAGTTCTTTGGTATGGCTGCTGAAGCTTATGTGCTTTATGTCCAAGCCCAGATTGAGATGGCACTGGGAAG ATTTGACAATGCAGTTTCAGTGGCTGAGAAGGCTGGTCTGATTGATTATGGTAATGCAGAGATAGCTATGGTGTTAACTAATGTGAAAATGGCGGCAAGAGCTCGAAACCGTGGTAATGATCTTTTCAGTTCTGGAAAATATTCTGAAGCGAGCTCAGCTTATGGAGAAGGCCTCAAATATGATGCTTCCAACCCTGTTCTTTACTGCAATCGAGCAGTTTGTTGGTCTAAACTTGGAATGTGGGAAGAATCTGTAGAGGACTGCAATCAAGCACTTAGGATACAACCAAACTACACCAAGGCCTTATTTAGAAGGGCTGCCTCAAATGGAAAG CTTGGACGATGGGCAGAAGCTGTGAAAGATTACGAGGTCTTGAGAAAGGAATTACCAGGGGACAATGAGGTTCTGGAATCTCTACGTCGAGCACAGATCACATTAAAGAAATCTGTTGGAGAAGTTAATAATACGAAATTTGGTGAAGTAGAAGACATATCCAGTCTTGCCAAGTTTAAAGCTGCAATATCATCACCTG GTGTTAAGATGGTTCATTTTAAAGCAGCATCTGATGAACAATCTGAAGATATATCCCCATTCATAAATATGCTATGTGTTCGGTATCCATCAATTCATTTTTTTAAG GTGGATGTGGAAGAGAGCTTAGCTGTAGCAAAAGCTGAGAGCATAAGAACTGTTCCAACATTTAAGATTTATAAGAATGGAGACAAGGTGAAGGAGATAATCCGTCCGAGCTATCAGTTCCTAGAGGATTGGGTGAGGAGTTACAGCCTATAG